CCAATAGGTGGCATATCAGTTTATCTGCATTCTTCACTTTTACAGCCTTGCATTTCACAGTTTGGCGACCCTTTGGGAGATTCAGCTTTGGTAATAACCCACTGAATGGGGAATTGTGGAGGAGCATTATGTAATAAGTGGCTACAGGCCATAAAATGTCAAATTTCAAAAGCCTGACTTTATTCCCAACGTAATTCTGGCAGTTTCAATGGTTTGTGTTCGGGCTGTTTGGTTTTGAATCTGAATGTACCAAAGGAAAGCTGTAATTTTCAGTCTCTAGCAAAAAGTAAAGGATGTAGGTCCTACAGTAAGATATATAATAGATGCTTGGATTTTGGTCAATAGGTAGTATTTTAAGAGTGAATTGGTTAAACTGTTAATGTAAATGGAGGGGGATTATGAGAGGTGGGGATTTGTACGCAGCTCTTGGAAACCAACATCACAAGGCTTCTCTTTCTCACCCAGATCACTTATTTTGTAAGCGCCTGGTTTCGCATACAAACGCTTTCTCTAATCATACGTGTTTACGGCTGCCTCGAAGTACAATTGAGCAGAACCACCCAGCTAGCGCGGAGCCGCGTTCCTCGCCTAGCCGGTGCCCGTCACTGGGCGCGCTACGGCGCTCCCGGGCGCAGAGCGGATCCAAAAGCGCCGACAGGCACCGGGACCCGAAGGAGCACGGGCAGAGCCGGTCCCCCAGGAGGCAGCCGGGGGTGCAGCCCGGCAGGGTCCGGTGCCGGCCGCGCTCCCCGCGCTCTGCACCGCCGCCAGCCCCCGCagctgcacggggctcccgccggcagCCGGGTCACGTGTGCGGGCCGTAATCCCGGCGAGGGGGTGTCGTTACCGGGGAAGGGGGCGGCGGGAGGAGGGGCTGCCGCCGATGAGGGCTGAAGCCGGGAGCGCGGCCGGCTGCGGGCGCCGGAGCCGCGGGCGCCGCTGCGGGCGAGGCGGGGGCTGCGGCCGCGGCCATGGCCTGGCCCTGTATCAGCCGGGTGTGCTGCTTGGCCCGCTTCTGGAGCCAGCTGGACAAGTCCGATCTCTCCGTGCCGCTCACCATCCACAACTACTCGGACATCGAGGAGCAGGAGGACGGGCCGCCCCAGCGCGGCGGGCCGCCTCCGCGGGGCAGCGctcgcccgcccgccccggcgcGCCGCCCGCGGGACCCCGCCGCCGGGAAGCCGAGCAGCCGCAGGAAGAGCCGGGCGGCCGCCGCCGAAGAGCCCTTCACGGCGGAGACCCAGTACCGGCGGGACTTCAGAGCGTGGCCCCTCCCGAGGAGGGACGACTTCCCCTGGGTCAGCGCCAgtagcggcggcggcggcggcgggagggaCGGGGCCGCCCCCCAGCCCGCCCCGGGACGCGCCGCCTGCGCcctgcccggcggcggcgggagaCCGCCGGTCGACGGCCCCGAGCAGCTCCGGCCGCGCTCGCAGGCGGACGGCGGCCACACCACCTCCTACAGGTAACCGGGCCCGGCGATCTCCCCGCTCCGCCCCGAgccggggctgctcctgccgcggGCGGGGGACGCTCCTCcgcagcgcggggcggggaTGCCGGCGGGCGGCCGCGGCGCGGGGGAGCCGCCACCGAGGGGAGGGGCACGGGGACTGCCGGCTCGCCGGCGGGCTCAGCCTTTCGCCGAAGCCGCTTTTGCTTTTGGAAGTGCGGTCTTTCAAAGTCTCTTATGCCCCGGGCGGGTGCCTGGCCCCGGCGGCCCCTGTGCGTGCCGGGGCAGCGGAGCCAGCCTCAGTGCGcaccactgccagccccgcgcTCGGGAGAAGAGGGACACGCCGGGGTGGGATCCATGATGCCAGCCCTGGCGCAGCAGCGCTTTAGCCACCCGCTGCCCGGAGACACGGCACCTCCGACAGCCGGAGCTGCCCGCGTCCCGTCCATGCCCAACAGCCGTATCCCTTAGTGCCATCATCGTTTTCCCTTTAAAACTCCTGGAATGCGACATTCAAGGCGAGATAAATTACAGCCTTAAGAGATTAGTCAGACAAGAAGACATTTGCAGGATATATCCACTGTGTCATCTAGTGGGCAATGGAAAAAATTGTCACAAAAATTGTCACTTGTCTCAGAGGCATTAAAAATCATTATCTTAATAATgtcttcctttccctctgaaCAGTATGACCGATTACAGATGCTTATTTTCTGGAACAAGCAGTCAGGTGGGATGCACCTAAATCCAACTTTTGTTCTTACTGACATCCTTCATGGGAGGAGAGCTCCATGGGATTTCAGCTCCTACCATGCTGCTGTTGAATATTGTATCAGTTTCGTGTTGTTACCACATGCTCCCTCATAATGATGTTTGGCAGATTTTAATATACGTATGAGGTATACTAAtagagtaattatttttattctaactGATTCACAGGTATTTAGGCACTTATTACCTGTTATTATCTACCTAGGAGACATTTCTCTTCATCACTGCAATTCATTAGATTATTTATCACAGTGCTTTTAAGACAAACTGGGGGCCTCGGGGAGGATTATCAGCCTGCACAGCAGTATTGCTTATCCCACTCCTCCTGCACAGGCAGCTATGTGCAGTTAACATGCAGACTCTGAAAGGATAACTGCAGTGCTTGAATTTATGTGctattttctcctttgtcaCATCTCACAGGACAATCACAGAGTAATTACTGGTTTTGAGGCAAAGCACTTTTCAATTTCAAAGCAGCAAGGAGTTACTTCAGAGAAACGTGTGTAGAACAAGGCTAGCAAGATTAATTTCTCAGAAACACATCCATCTGCACCTTGTTGTTGAAGCCTACCCTCCCTTTTCAGCCTGACTGAGAAGAAGGCTGCATCAGCCTGCATTAGAGCCACAGCTTTCCTATAGCTGTTCAAGTGCTCAGAGTCACTTCTCTcaccttccttccctctgaCTTGTCTGTTCTTACACAAGGCTCTCAACTATGGTCATCAAAGAACAAGAAGTTTACAGGTCACAGGACAAAGAACTGGCCGGGGCAACATACCAACATGCACACCAAAACAAATTTTATGAAAAGTAAAACTTCAAGGTAGTTGAGGAACTACTCACAGCTGAAAGAAGGAGCAGTTAGTGACAAGGATGGAGGCATAAGCCACGGCAGCCACCAGAAAAACGTTCTCATAGAAAACCTTTAAAAGCTGTCTGAATGCACAATAAACAACTGATATAAACAGAACTATGTAAGTCAAACAATTTTTGCCTTATTCTAGTAATTCCCATAGTTTCTTTAGATTATCATCTGGTACAACATCATTGCATTTAACTCACTGTACCACTGAGCACACAGGAGTCACAataagcagcaggagaaaagttCACAATAGCTTCACAGGCTCCAAAAGTATATTttcatttagatttttttttcttttaaagactaAGCATGTACTTGGCAGAGTGACACTCACTATTAGTTACATTTGGGGTACTGGGTTTGTATTTGGTAGCTTCAGTGGTGGATGGCATTCCTGAAGTCTGAAGCAGGGAAGGGGTGATCACAGCACACCTGCCTTTGGTAAGCTGAGCACTCACAACCTCCAAGGACATTTCCATGAAAACCACTACAGTTCACTCCTCTCCTCTTACCTTGTTTTccagaggcagcactgctgtctgCAAACATTGGTCCAATATTCAGGTAGTAGCCAACCAGCACCATTAAGGATTGATATTCTTCATCTTTCTCTGTATCAAAGGTGATGAATACCCCCCTTGTTTATTAAACTGTCCCTTGGTGGCCATACACAGCCCCATTGGGCTCTGGCAATGGGGATCTTCCCACTTCCTGTAGACTGTACTCCCCCAGAAGtgagagggcagcagggcagtcAGATCACCTGTAGTAGAGGCAGAGCAAGGTGGTTTCTCCTTATCAAGGCTCATTGTGTCCTGAGGAGGAGGTTGGTGAACCCCATGATGTCTTTGGGGAGGTTGGAAAAAGGGAGAGTGTTCTACATGAGAGGCATGCAGACAGGAACCACTGCAGCAGACAGCAGAGGAGCAATGGTATGATAACATGTTTTTTTAAGGCAGCCTCATTGCCTTGCTAGGGAGACCATTAGGGAGattcccttttttctgcttGCAGGAGTATCAGCCCTTCCTTGTGGGTCAGTCCAGTGAGGACCAGGTTCCCTGCATGGGAACTCTCCCAAGAAATGGGTCATTGGAGTCCTTTGTGCTCCAGGTGCTTCAGCAGGTTCTGTGCACAGCTGGGTCAGGCATGCACCATGAGGCTCTTCCTGGAGGATTGGCTCCTGCgtgtgggcactgctggcctgTAGCCTCCACCTGTAGCTTGTGACTGTGTCAGgtctcagcagctgcctgggcttCTTGCTTAGTGTTCCCAAGACTGTCTTGAACAAGACAATGCAGAAGAGCTGGCATTGATACATGGTCAGTCCATGCTTTTAAAGGCAATAGTGGTTTTCTTGTTTCACTCTGTAAGGTATTGGGATTTCTTTAGGTTTTgtagtttgtttggtttttttaattcaggaaTTTTGACTCTGACAGCCtattgtgtgtgtttctgtgaagCACCTCAGTGTAGTGTTGAGTCCCCTGGAACATTCAGCACCATTTGATGTGCTTTTGTGTATCAGTGCAATGCTCCTGTGAAATTTCATTCTGCACTCTCCTTTAAGCTCAGAAGGAAACAGCTGCACACAAAACTGTACATAGTGAAGCTGGTCAGCATGACCTGGCATTTCCCAGAACAAAATAAACCTCAGGGATCAGTGACTGAGACTGAAGGAATCTGTCTATGGCCAGAATAAAGATGGAGCTGGAGGGGGTTTTGGAAAAATACCTATATTCCTGTGGAAGCAAAGATTTTTTGTAGTTTGAAATAATAACTGAATAAAAGTTGGAAGGACAGCACAACTGCCTGCCCTACAAACCACTGCACTGTGTCCCCAGATCTTTGGGCAGCTTCTGTCTCCCTCCAGTCTCTTAATGTTGGGTGGAGTTCTGCAGGGTCTGAATGAAGTCAAACCAAGTAGGGCTGTATTGTGGGAGCTCAGGCACACAAGGCCAAGGCAAATCAATGCAAGCTGCACTTGAAAGCCTAAAATGGGATGTGTTCCAACTGTCAAAAAGATCCTGGGGACTGCTGCAGCGGGTTGCAGCAGATTACACCTTACTGATGCtggaagaggcagaagaaagTGCTGAGTGGCCTCTCTGCACCTTCCCAAGGGTTTGTCCTTTGGCGTCACGGAAGTGATTTCTCCCTTCAGCAGTAAGTTGCAGGTGCTGTGTACTTTTGGCTTTGGACACAATTAATTGTAGTTCTAGGTCTTGATTGCATTTAGCAGACATTCTAGAAATAGAGAAGTGCTTTACTTAGCTCCCTTAACAGAGGATGAGAGAAGCTGGTGCTGTCAGCAGGTATCTCCACCTGGCTCTGTTCTCTGGATGTCATCTTCTTAACTTGTTAGAAAGCAACAGGGATGACTGCACAGCCTCTCTGCCAGGGCCAGTATTTTTGGGAGGAGAACCCTGTTCAAGGCCCAGCTAGACATCAGTTTTCCCTTCAGTAACCTGCCAGCTTTTGAAAAACACTTCAGGTGTGTAAGTGAAAACATTGCACCAGAGCTGTAAGCAGTTGTTTTGCCTCTTTTCCCCCCACCCATCATCTTTACTTGTACTGGCACTTGGGGAACTGGGAGGTGACTGCAAATTTCTGCATGCACATACAAGACCAgagcccaggctctgcagttGGGGTTTCCATATTTTGAGCAGGTCTGAGAGTCAAGAGCATCCAACTTGTTTGCACTTGGGAGGCACAGCAGTGAATAAGACCAAACTGAGGCCCTGAGATCAGGAGGGTTTCCTGCTCACCCAGAGTCAGCCATGTTGTTCTGATGAAAATAAACCTCATAAAGAGCTGCAGTAATTAAGAGGAAAGATGCCTGTTGAGCCATTGCTCATGATTTTTGGGAATAGCAAGTGGAAGATACCTCAGTAAACTGAATTCCCACCTTCTTGCACAAATACTCAGAACATTCCATTCCATGACCATGAAGCAGATACTCCCCCACCAGGAGGGATACCACAGAATGAAGAGGAATTATACTTTTCCCCATAACTGGATGCACTCACAGAGAGTGTTACTTGGCTGTCTGTACATTCATCTGCCTTCAAACAGTGCTTATGTAGGAATACAAAGTGAACTGTGGTGACTCCTTCACTTTGAAAGGCATCTTATTGCAActgtgcagaaaacagagaaaataccTGCACTTGTGTTCAGCAATGTATGGACCAGGGCACATACCTCAGCCTGCAGGGTTAATAGTAC
This Catharus ustulatus isolate bCatUst1 chromosome 10, bCatUst1.pri.v2, whole genome shotgun sequence DNA region includes the following protein-coding sequences:
- the MAP6D1 gene encoding MAP6 domain-containing protein 1, which encodes MAWPCISRVCCLARFWSQLDKSDLSVPLTIHNYSDIEEQEDGPPQRGGPPPRGSARPPAPARRPRDPAAGKPSSRRKSRAAAAEEPFTAETQYRRDFRAWPLPRRDDFPWVSASSGGGGGGRDGAAPQPAPGRAACALPGGGGRPPVDGPEQLRPRSQADGGHTTSYRQEYRPWTGAKPSKPIKSKQGFIIPEDHFVQETSYKADFKIPDVKTRFSPNPSAVFQAPSRILNV